The Vibrio aerogenes nucleotide sequence TCCGGTTCGCATCATATGCAGCGAACACTTCCTGAGCTGGCATGCAGGCGAAAATAATCCGGTTAATCTCCGGAATATAGTAAGCGGCTGCAAGCCATTCATCCTCGTGAACCCTGAAATCTGTCCGGGCTGTCTGACCTTTCATCGCCTGAGTTATGACCTGAGTAAAGTCAGTGCCGTTATCTATTTGACTGATCGATTTTCCTATCAGGCTGACATTGCCGTGAATAGATATTTTTCCTTGTGGATCCGTAATAAAAACATAGCCATTATTACCGAAATGGTATTGCCCGATTGTTTTGCTGAGATTGGTAATATCCAGTGATAATCCACTGACACCGACGAGCTGCCCCCGTCGCTCGGAACGAACATTAATATAGAGAAATGTTTTGCCGTTAAACCCGGAAGTATCCAGATTGATGGCATAAGGTTTTCCTGAGTCAATAAACTGATAAAACCATTGATCGTCTGAGTCATTGCGGCTTAAAGTTTTTTTGTTGATCCCATCACCAGCGGCATAAATAACCTGATTATTTTTCGCTGAAGATAAAAAAATACTGGCGCTCCCGGTTCGCTGGCGTAAATCAGACATATATCTGATCATGGTTTGCTCAGAAACATGGGAAGTGTCGCCGGTAAGGTAGTCTGTCACATACGTGGCATTGGCAAATGCAATCCCTTCAGTAATCGGAGCTTTCAGATCGGCTAAAATCTTATTACCGGCTTTCTGTACCTGAGCGGGTAATTCAACATTAAGTACCCTTTCCTGTGCCAGTGACTTATTCAGGTACTGATTGACGAAGATAATGATACCCAGAGAGATGAGCAATAAACCACACATTGAAAAAATAAAGCGCGTTTTAATAGAAATATGATTAAGGTACTGAGAACCTGGCATGACGTTGTGCTCCTTAAAATAGTCTTCTTCCTGAAGAAAGTCGGTCTGGAGAGTGACTTGTTATGCGTATTTATGAGTATGTTTTTTTTGATATTAGCTTATATCCGGTGCTTTTTTTATACAGTGTGTAATTTTTCTGCTACGGGGACGTCTAATTAAGACCAGAGTCAGATTTTTCATGTATTCATCCATCATGGGGAGTAATCATGTTAATTAAGAGAAAGCCACAACTCACAGAAGCAGATGTGACACCCGAAGCGATTTATCAGGCAAGACGCCAGTTTATGAAAGGTGCGTTTATGCTTGGGGCTGGTGCGATGCTTCCTTCCGGAATGGTTACTGCAGCGCCAGACAATCAGGATGGTTCTTTTCATCCGCAAACACCTGCGTGGCTGAAGCAACAAATTCAGAATTCACAGAGTCATGAACAGCTTATCAAGGATAAACTCACACCTTATTCAACAGTGACTGAATACAATAATTTTTATGAATTTGGTTTTAGTAAACGTGAACCCGCCAGATTGTCTGGTGAGTTTGCGCCGTTTCCGTGGCAGGTTGAAATTGCCGGAGAGGTCGCCAAGCCCGGTCATTATCATCTGGAAGATTTACTGAAAGGTATTCAGCTCGAAGAACGAATTTACCGCCTTCGTTGTGTTGAAGCCTGGTCGATGGTGATTCCGTGGATTGGATTTCCGCTGGCTTCATTACTGAAGCGCTTTGAGCCGACCAGCCGGGCAAAGTATGTTGCATTTACCACGGTTGTGCGTCCGGAGCAGATGCCGGCACAGAAGAGTCGTTTCAGTACGATTAAGTGGCCTTATGTTGAAGGTCTGAGAATCGATGAAGCCATGCATCCGCTGACTCTGATGGCTGTCGGGCTGTATGGAAAAACATTACCTAATCAGAATGGTGCGCCTTTCCGGTTGGTGGTGCCATGGAAATATGGGTTTAAAAGTATTAAGTCAATCGTCAAAATTGAGCTGACAGAGAAACAACCGCCAACGACATGGAGCCAGATCGCGCCGCAGGAATATGGTTTTTACGCCAATGTGAATCCAAATGTTGATCATCCCCGCTGGACTCAGAAAGAGGAAAGGCGATTACCCTCCGGTCTTTTCAAGCCCAATATTATCCCGACTCAGCTATTTAATGGTTATGATGAAGTGGCTTCATTGTATGAAGGGATGGATTTATCCCGGAATTACTGATTCAGCGTCCCGGACTGACTTTCGGGTGTCAGGCCGGTCGCGGTCAGCCGATCTTAATATGGAGTACAGGATATCAATATGTCAGTGACGATTCGCCGTTGGGTTATTTTCTTCGCAGCATGTTTGCCGGCTATTGCATTGGTTGTCGGTGCGGTTCATCAGACACTGGGCGCTGATCCCGCCAAGACCATTGTCTGGGAAACCGGTCAGTGGGCATTACGTTTTCTGCTGATTACTCTGGCGGTTTCTCCGCTGGTCCGTTACCTGAAATGGCGTTGGCTGATGATACACCGCAGAATGTTGGGTTTGTTTTCGTTGTTTTATGCGGTGTTGCATCTGTTGGCTTACTACCAGTTTATTCTGGGGGGCAACTTGCTGATGCTGGGGAGTGAAATCGTCCACCGTCCCTATATTCTGGCGGGTGCACCAGCGATTTTGATGTTGATTATTTTGGGGGTGACCTCGACGCAAGGCTGGATGAAGCGGCTGGGTAAGCGATGGCAGCAACTTCACCGTCTGATTTATCCGGCTCTGGTCTTGGCCTGGATTCACCTGTTCTGGCAAGTCCGGGCCAGTTATCAGGATGCCTTTATCTATGGTGTGCTTGGCGGCATTTTGCTGGCCATACGCTTTCCACGCTGGCAGGCACAATGGAAAGGATTCATCCGTAAGCGTCATCATCCGGAAAGATGATGCATCACTCCCGGAGTTGACTGTTTTTGTGTTCTGCCGGGCGCACCGGAAATGGCGGTAAAATTGCGTCCTGTAATGCTTTGGCGGCCGGGTGGTTGAATTGCAGTGGTCCGGATACCGCCTGACACTCAACAATCGATCCCTGATGCATCACCACGACATGTTGACAAAACAGGTGAACCAAGCGCAGGTCATGGGTAATAAACAGATAAGCAACGCCGGTTTGCTGCTGGATTTGCTGTAGATACTTCATCAGTTGTGACTGGAGTAAGCGGTCCAGACCCGAAAGTGATTCATCGAGAATAATCAAAGACGGGGAGGGGGCAAGTGCCCGGGCCAGACAGACCCGCTGCAGCTGTCCGCCGCTCATTTGATGTGGTTTCCTGATGCGATCAGCATGGCTCAATCCGACAAGCGCCAGTAACGCCAGAACCCGCTGTTCTTTTTCCCGGATGTTCATCTGGGTCAGATAATCCAGCGGCTCCTGAATGATTTCCCCGACGGTAAAGTTTGGATCAACGGCACTGAACGAGTCCTGAAAGACCATCTGCACATCGCGCTGAAATGCTTTTTTGTCCGATGGTGTCAAATGAGCGATATCCTGTTTCTGGTACAGTACTTTACCCTGTGACGGTTTTTCAAGACCGCACAGCAAGCGGGCCAGTGTACTTTTTCCACTACCGCTGCCACCCACTAAGGCCAGTGTTTCTCCCGGTCTGATTTGCAGATTAACATCCTGCAGAACACGCCGGGTGATGGGATGCTGAAACAAGGGATGACGCTGATAAGTATGATGAAGATGACATGTCTCAATTAACATACAGCCTCCATCATTATTTCAGGATAGAGAGCCAGATGCGCTTTTATCAGTTCACGCGTTGTTTCATGCTCCGGATGCCAGAAAATTTTCTCAACCCGCCCTGTTTCAATAATTTTTCCCTGCTGAATGACGGCAACTTCATCAGCCAGACGTGCGACAACCCCCATATCATGGGTAACCAGCATTAATCCAAGCTGATGTTCCTGAACCTGACGTTCCAGAATATTTAATACTTTGGCCTGTGTCAGCATATCTAAATCAGTCGTCGGCTCATCAGCAAACAGAAAGGGTGAGCCGCTCAGCAAAGCAAATGCAATCATGACGCGTTGCAGCATACCGCCACTCATTTCAAACGGGTACAAACGCAACAATTGTGTTGCATTCTCAAGCCCGACTTCTGTAAAGGCGGTTTCGATTCTCAGATTCATCTGCTGTTTATTGATGATATGGCCTGCTGCCTGCATCGTTTCTTTTGCATGTTGTCCGATAGTCCGGACCGGATTAAAACCGCTACGGGGATTTTGCAGCACTGAAGTAACCGTTTTTCCCCGCAGTTGATGACCGCTGACTGCCTGCTGGCCCAGCCGGATGGTGCCGCTGGTCTTTGTTACACCTGCAGGCAGTAACTCTAATGCCGCAGCCAGAGTCAGTGATTTCCCGCTGCCGCTACTGCCAATCAGAGCGAGTGTCTGTCCCTGACGGAGTGTCAGGGAAAGTTCATTCACAAGTGTCTGATCCTGAGAGCGGACAGACAGACGATCGATCGTTAAAGTTTGTGATTTCAATGTGAATGTTCCCTCTGGATATGTGGATCGAGATAATCGCGGAACCGATCACCCAACAAATTAAAACTCAGGACACTCAATAATAGTGACAGTCCCGGCCAGAAAATTAACTGAGGCTGAGTCTGCATATACTGACGCGCATCATTGATCATCACGCCCCATTCAGGTGTAGGTGCCTGAACACCCAATCCGAGAAATGACATACCGGCGACATGCAGCATCATATGACCGACATCGAGTGTCGCCAGCACGCACAGTTGTGCACTGACGGGCCGCAGTAAATGCCGGTAGAAAATCGCCGGGCGACTGGCGCCGGATAACCGGGCTGACAGCATATATTCCCGGTGTCGGATGCCCAGCACGATACTCCGGACAATCCGTGCATACCAGGGCCAGTGTGATAAAGCGATAGCGATAATGACATTGGTCAGCCCGGTTCCCAGCACGCCAATCATGAATAATGACAAAATCAGCGTGGGAAAGGTCATGAAAACATCAGTAAAACGCATCAGTAGCTGATCGAATCGTCCGCCGAGCAGTCCGGCGCTGCCGCCCATGAGGAGCCCAAGAAGAATAATCAGCCCGATAGCCGCCATGACAGAGCCTAATGATGTGGAGGCGCCACATATCAGCCGGGATAAGATATCCCGGCCCAGATGATCGGTGCCCAGCCAGTGCTGTGGTGATGGCGGCAGAAAGCGATGCATTAAATCAATCGCTGTCGGATCGTAAGGATGCAGCCACGGTGAGAACAGGGCACAACATATCAGAAGTAATGCGATGGCAGGGGCACCGTACAACATAACCGGGTTCGTCTGTTTCATCCGTTTTCCTCCGCAGCCATCAGGCGAATTCGTGGATCAAGCCAGGCGTAACCGACATCCGTCAGCAAATTAAAGACAACAAAGACGAAAACCATCATTAAGGTGACACACTGAATCACCGGATAATCCCGGTTAAATACAGCAGAAACCGCATATCTGCCCACACCCGGCCAGCTGAAGATGGATTCAATCACCAGTGTACCGCCAAGTAGTTCTCCGAAGTGCATACCAAGTAGTGTAATGACCGGCAGCAATGCATTACGCAGGATATGATTGCGCTGAATCACTGATTCACTCAGCCCGCGCAATCTTGCCCAATAAACATGTCGCTGGCCCGAGACCTCCAGAATACTGGCCCGCAACATCCGGGCATTAATTGAGAAAGACATCAATGCAATACTGATGGCTGGCAGAATCAGATGACGCCAGTTGCCATAACCCATTGAGGGCAACCAACCCAGCTTTACAGAGAACAGCATGACAAATAAAAAGGCCAGCCAGAAATTCGGCACAGAAACACCCAGTAGTGCGATTAGCCGAATCAGATGATCGGGCAGACGGTTACGATAGCGGGCAGCGATTAACCCCAGAAACAGGGAAGGGATCACGATCAAAACCATCGCAACACCTGCCAGTTGCAGCGTTGCCGGAAGATAGTCAGACAATTCTTCCAGCACCGGACGACCCGTCGCATAGGACCGGCCAAAATCCAGATGAATTGCATCTTGTATCCAGCGGCCATACTGAATTATCAGCGGTTGATCTAATCCGAGCTGATGCCGGATTTCTGTCACCAGTTCCGGCGTTGGTGGCAGATTTGACAGACGCAGGTAGTCGATTGCCGGATCGCCCGGCCCAAGCCGGAGTAACAGGAAGATCACAACAGAAGCCGCAAAGAGCATCGGGATCAGCATCCCAAATCGTTTGAGTACAAAGTTCAGCATGTTATTTATTTTCCGGTGTGAACTGATGTAGTGGAATATCTGATGTCATCGGTGCAAAGTGCAGATTGCCAACGGAAGGCGATGCAATGGCCCAGCTGCTGATCCAGACCAGCGGCAGATAAACGGCATCATGGTGTAAACGGGTCATGATTTCGTGGTAGAGCTCCCGCCGTTTGGTTTCATCCGTGGTTAAAAGAACCTGCTTAATTTGCGCGTCGATGATCTGTTTATCCGGTAAGCCTTTTTGTGCCTGATAATCTGCATGGGCGGGCACCCGCATTGAACCAATAAATGCGTGAGGATCATAGGGAGCGCCCCATGTGGTATTAAAAATCATACCAAATCGTCCATCCCGTTGCCGGGCAAAGACACTGCTCTCTTCTTCTGCAACCAGATTAACCTGAATTCCTGCCTGTTGTAAGTCTCCCTGAATGACTTCAGCCATAGATTTTTGTACCGCATTGGTGCCGGTAAAGACCAGATCGATTTGCAGCGTTTGTCCGTTTTTCATCCGGGTTGAACCCTGTTCAGGCTGGTGCCATCCATCTTGCTCAAGCAGTTGTCTGGCCTTATCTAAATCAAAGATATAGGGTTGAATTTTAGTCTCAGCATAAGGAATGTTGGGGGCAAATAATGTTTTGGCGGGTTGTTGGGTGTTATACAGCACTGTTTGGACCAGCATCTTTTTATTCACCGCGTGATTGATGGCTTGACGGACACTCAGATCGTTAGTGGGAAATCTCTGACTGTTGAGCGCCAGCATTGATGTTTCTGCTGGTTCAGAGACCTTTGTGACCCATCGTCTTGAATGACTGAGTTGATCAAACATGTCCGGAGAAATAATCCCGTTAGCGCCATAAAGCAGATCAACTTCTCCGGTTTGAAGTGCCATTGCCCGGCTGGTGGGATCGGCGATCACTTTCACCGTGATTTGCTCGTAAGCCGGTGCTGTTCCCCAATAATCCGGGTTACGTTCAAACCGGTCATACTGGGCATGGCGGGTTTCTTTCAGAACCCACGGCCCGGTTCCTATCGGCTTTTTTATGCCGTTTTTGGTTGTGCCGTTAACAAACTGAGAGGGCGCGATAAACCGGAATGGACGGGGCAGAGCCAGCTCCTGTAACAACGGATAATAAGCATGTTTCAGCGTTAGCACGACTTTGTCCGGGGCTGTCGCCTGAATACTTTGAATTTCATTCACCAGCTCCAGCCAGCTATGCCGGGCTTTATTATCGAGAACGGCATGAAAGTTGGCAATAACAGCCTGAGCGTTGAATGGTTCACCATTGGAAAACTGCACACCATGACGCAGTGTAAAAGTATACACCCGGCCATCTTTGGAAATATCCCAGTGCGTTGCCAGCCATGGCTTCACCTGACCATCCGCCTGATACTGTACTAATGGTTCATAAACCATACTCTGGGCGAACATTTGGTTCGGTGTGTATAAATGGGGATTCAGCTCACCGACATTCACCGGCCATGCCATATTCAGGTTGGCAGGAGATTGCGCGAAGCTGGCGAGAGGGAGTGTGAAGATCACAGTGGCCCACACCATGAAAAGTCGTCTGATAGACATGAAAAAAAGAACCATTGGGTCAAAAAAAGAGTCGGTATTTTACGACAAAAGGTGTGTGAAAACAGAGCGATCCAGATCAAGGGAATGGTGATTTTAATTGCATATTCCATAAATTAGTATTGTCAATAGTGAGTCAGCCTGCAATTGTGATGAAGAAGACCGATCATTTTTGTTCGCTGCGGTGCAATGATATGATGAACCAACTATGCTCAGTAAGTTTCTGTTTGTCATGGTAATACCGGTTGGCATGATTTCAGGAACTGATGTTGTCTGAACGGAAGTAACGACTCATGCCATTTAATTCAATGAAATTTTGTCACCCATGGCATCCATGTCAGCAGCGCGTGCTTTATGCGGTGAAGCAGCATTTATGTGATCGACGGCTTCATCTCGTTGCTGCTCCTGGTGCAGGTAAAACTGTGCTGGGGCTGGAAGTGTTCCGGATGTTGGGAAAACCAGCCATGGTGTTGTCGCCGACCCGGATGATTCGTAACCAGTGGATTGACCGGCTTGAAGATTTTTGTGAAACAGACACTCCCCGTGAGTTACCCTGGGTTAGCCGTTCTTTTCACCAGCCCGGTATTCTGACAGCAACGACCTATCAGGCATTACTGACCCGTTTTCCCGGTGAATGTCGTGATGAAGAACCTGAAATTCAGCAAATTCGTAAAAATCCGGCAGAGGATGATATTCATCACTTCATTGCGGTGCTGGAGCAACATCATATCCGTGTATTAATCCTTGATGGTGTAAACCAGTTGAGGGCGGAATGGTGGCGCGCGCTGAAGACCGTGTGTGATAATTTTCCGGACATGACGTTGGTCACTCTGACGGCAACACCGCTGTATGACGTGCGTGAACCTGACCGGATTGAGTATGAACAGCTGTGTGGGCCGGTTGATGAAGAAATTTCAGTCCCGGAGCTGGTGAAAGCCGGAATACTTTGTCCACATCAGGATTTTATCCGTGCCTGTGATGCGACTGTCACTGAGCAAAAACAGATTGAAGACTATGATCGACAGGTCTTAACCGTTTGTCAGTCATTATTGAACAGCCGGGAATTTGAGCAAATTGTCTGTGCCCATCCCTGGCTACATCAGACAGACATTGAGTCAGATGTCGTCAAATCCCCGGACATAGCCATTGCGTTGATGAGCTTTTTAAAAGCCAGACATTGTCCGGATGGACAGGCTTTGATGCAGGTCTTCGCTCTGACGTCTCAGGATATTCCGCAACTGGACCGTCAGTTGTGGCAGGTGCTCATTGACAGTGTGCTGTTCTCAGACACGTTTCAGCACCCACAGCATCTTCAGCCCTTTGTCTTGCAACTGCAAGCGCTGTTGCAAGACAAAGGATTGCTGGAAAAGCGTGTGTTATCTCTTGAGTCTTCTTCTCCGGCGACACATTTCCTGTCTTCCAGTGTTGCTAAAATCGATGCGTGTATCGACATTCATCAGCTTGAATACCAACAACGGGGACAAGACCTGCGTCAGGCCATTTTAACGGATTATATCCGGGATGAAATGTTGGGCTCAGGGCAAAACAACGGGGAGATAAAACTGGGGGCCTGGCCTGTATTTGAGGCGCTGGCTTCCTGTTCTCCGGTGCCGGATCAACTCGCTTTACTGACGGAGCGTTTAACATTATTGCCATCCGGTTTACTACCATCCTTGTTGATGTTTATCGATCCACAACAGGTCCGGACAGAGTTACTGGCGGATGAACAGGGTTATCAGGGCTCGCGGTACGTTGAATCCTGCTATGTTAAAGTTTCGGCACCGCCGGACCAGCTATCGGAGGCAATGACGGCGTTATTCACTTCAGGAAAAATCAAAGTATTAGTCAGTACCAGCGCTCTTCTGGGCCAGGGCTGGCAGGTGCCGGTACTCAACTCTTTGATTCTTGCCAGTTCCGCCGGTTCTCCGGTGTTGACTAACCTGATGCGGGGACGTGCGATGCGGTTTGATCCCCAAAATCCGCATCAAGTCAGCGCCATTTGGCATCTGGTTGCGCTGAACACCCGTTCTGTCAGTGGTTTTAGTGATTTGCTGAATCTGATCCGCCGCTTTGACTCTTTTACCGGACTTTCGGAAAAAGATAATTCGGTTGAAAGTGGCTTTAGCCGGATGGATCTGAATCACCTGATGCTCCCATCGATTGCCGGTCAAAAAATATCTGTTTCAGCGCACAATCGTCAGACCGAAGCTCGTTTCCGGCAACTGGTACAAATTGAAAGCCGCTGGCATCATGCATTGGCTGCTGATAGCTCTGATGGCCGGGTTATGCCTGCTGTGACAATGGTTCGTAAGCCTGAAATCAGAGCGCATGTTCTGCGTCATGCATTCTCCTGGCTGACTTCTCAGGTGTTTGGGCCAGTGTTGCTGGCGCTGAGTTATGCTTATGTCTTCCCGCCGGTCTGGACTTATACGATGACTTTTGTCGTGCTGATCGTTGCCGGTGTTCTGCTGTATAAGCTTCCTGAAACTGTGAAAACACTTCGGATGTTATGCCGTTATTTACCCGCTGATAGTGCTTTATACCAGATAGGGAATGCTTTGAGAGATTCACTGTGTCAGTCCGGGTTGATCAAGACACCTATGATGCAGCTCAAAGTCAGGCGCGCCAGAATGCCCGACGGGCGGTTTCACCTTTGTCTGACTGGTGGCACCTATTATGACGCTTCTCTGTTTGCTGATTGTCTGGCAGAGATATTTGCACCTGTAGAAACCCCCAAATTTCTGTTGGTATGCTCTGGGGCGCTGAGTAAGTGCCGGGATTATTACGCTGTTCCCCGGAGGTTTGCATCTGGTAAAGAAACCACTCAGATATTCTCCCGGAACTGGAACAAATCTGTGTGGCCGTCTGAACTCATTGACACTGAATCAGTTGAAGGCAGAAAAGTGCTTTTAAAGGCCAGAGGCCAAGATGTTGCTTCTGTTTGCCGGGAAGAGGTCTGAAAGCCCGTTTGCCGGAGATCATTCAGAGTGAAAATCATGTATCGATAGTATGATTTTTTGCCAGGCCATATCCAGAGGTCGTCCAGAGATAAGATTTATATTTTCAGGCCGGTTATTTTTCCTTAACTCTTCAGATAGCACATCTGGGATGTTGCGTCATACGCATCACACGATATAATCAAAGATGATCAAAACATTTAAACATAAAGGACTCAGAAAGTTTTTTGAGACTGGCAGTTCAGCAGGTATTCAGTCCAGACATCAGCATAAGCTGAGAATGTTGTTGGCAGCAATAGATACCGCCGTCACTATTGATGACATTGATTTGCCTGGTTTTAATCTACATTCTCTGCATGGGAACCGGGAGGGGACATGGTCAGTTATGGTGAGTGGTAACTGGCGTATTACTTTCGAATTTACCAATGGTCATGCATATATACTTAACTATGAGGACTATCATTGATGAAAATGCATAATCCACCGCACCCGGGCGAGTTTATTCTCAGTATTTATATGGAGCCTTTCGGTTACAGTTGCCGTTACGTCGCGCAGCAACTGGATGTTGCATCTTCGACACTAAGCCGGATTCTTAAAGGGCAAAGTGCTGTTTCTCCGGAAATGGCATTGCGTTTATCTAAAGCATTAGGACGCAGTCCTGAGAGTTGGCTGGCAATGCAGGATAATTATGATTTGTGGCAGGCAAGGAAAAAAGTGAATCTCTCCCGTGTCCGGACCATTCAGTTTGTTGCGTTGTAAAGATGGAAAACAAGAGAAAAGCCAGCGCTCACCGAAGGTTAACAGACCCGGGTGATCGCTGGCTTTTCTGCGGGGACAGGCAATTTGAGCGTGATATTCCCGGCAGGCTTACTTCAAACTCTCCAGATAACCCCGCCAGCCGCCAAAGTGGCTGATATTTTCTGCTTCTTCCAGCCCGGCGGGCTCGCAGATAAATCCTTTCACCCATTCTCCGGAAGCCAGTTCAACACTGCCCAGTCCAAGCGGGTGGGGGATCTGGCTGAGAAAAGCACCGACGGCGCTGAGCGGGAGTGACCAGACTTCCACATCCAGTGATACACCATCGGCCTTATTACGAACCAGTCCCGGCCGGGCTGGCGGGCTACCTGCCAGTGCGTAAAGCTGATAACAGGCTGCGGTTTGAGTGGCCTGTTTCAGGGCGCCGCCCAACTCTGTCAGTTGGTGGTTCAGTGGCAATCCCTGCATGTGTGCGCCACACACCAGCAGGTCAAGACGGCTTTGCGGGTCCGGATAAAGTCCGGTTGCACCCACCGGCAGATGAGCCGTTTTTTGCCATGCATCAGCCAGTGAAATCAAAGCGCGATCGGCAAATGCGGGTGCAAACAGGGTAAAGCCGAATGGCAGTCCTTCCGGGGTAAAGCCTCCGGGGATTGCGATCGCGCTGTAATCCAGTAAATTCATAAAATTCGTGTAGTAGCCCAGATGACTGTTCAGGGTCACCGGGTTCTGATTGACTTCTTCAATGGTATAAATCGTGCCTGCTGTGGGCGTGATCACCACGTCTACGGTTGCCAGTTGCTGATCACAAATAACTTTATAATCCTGCAACTGATACATGGCTTTGAAAGTCTGAGCTGCTGAGAGGTTCTCTGCCTGACCAATAATGGTTTGAATCACCGGCAAACAGCGGGACGGATCGGCTTTGTAGAATGCTTCAATGGCTGCATAACGTTCTGCGACCCACGGGCCATCGTAAAGCAGCCGGGCGGCTTCCAGATACGGATTCAGATCAAACGGGACCAGCTCTGCGCCCATCTTTTTCAGTTGTGTCAGCACCTGCTCATATTGTGCCTGATATGCGTGATTACCGAAAAAGTTCAGCTGTGACTGGTCCGGAACACCAACTTTCAGTCCCTGCCACTTTGTTGGTATTGGTTTTGTCAGCTCCGGCTTTGTTGTCGTTGATGGCAGGACTGTTTGCTGCTCTGGCGTAAATGGCCGGGAATAGCTGTCTTGCGGATCAGTGACAGCGGCTAATTGATGCAGCAGTGATAAATCATCTGCGTTTCCGGTGAAAAAGGTTACGCAGTCGAGCGTACGGCAGGCGGGAACGACACCCTGACAGCTCAGAACGCCTTTGGTTGGCTTGAGGCCGAACAGATTATTGAATGCCGCCGGAACCCGGCCGGAGCCAGCAGTATCAGTGCCTAAAGCGAACATCACCTGTCCCGTTGCCACGGCAACTGCACTGCCGGCACTGGAACCTCCGGAAATATACGCCGGGTCAAAACTATTCTGTGTCGCTCCCCAGGGGCTGCGGGTACCCACCAGTCCGGTGGCAAACTGATCAAGGCTGGTCTTGCCAATTGGAATAGCTCCGGCAGCAATCAACAGTTCAACGACAAAGGCTGATGATTCCGGATGATAACGGTAAGCATCACATCCGGCAGTGGTCGGCAGACCGGCCAGATCGATATTATCCTTGATGGCGAATGGCACGCCATAGAGCGGCAGATCATCGATATCGTGTGTTGATAAAGCTTCCAGATACTGGTCGAGTTGTGTTTCACTGATACAGCTGAGCCAGACATGCCGTGTATCTGCCTGCGCCTGAACCAGTTTTTCATGCAAGTACTGACGGACTGAAAGCTCCCCGCTACGGTAGGCTTCCAGCAATTGAGTGATTGTCGAGGGTTGTATCATT carries:
- a CDS encoding HigA family addiction module antitoxin, translated to MKMHNPPHPGEFILSIYMEPFGYSCRYVAQQLDVASSTLSRILKGQSAVSPEMALRLSKALGRSPESWLAMQDNYDLWQARKKVNLSRVRTIQFVAL
- a CDS encoding DEAD/DEAH box helicase — protein: MPFNSMKFCHPWHPCQQRVLYAVKQHLCDRRLHLVAAPGAGKTVLGLEVFRMLGKPAMVLSPTRMIRNQWIDRLEDFCETDTPRELPWVSRSFHQPGILTATTYQALLTRFPGECRDEEPEIQQIRKNPAEDDIHHFIAVLEQHHIRVLILDGVNQLRAEWWRALKTVCDNFPDMTLVTLTATPLYDVREPDRIEYEQLCGPVDEEISVPELVKAGILCPHQDFIRACDATVTEQKQIEDYDRQVLTVCQSLLNSREFEQIVCAHPWLHQTDIESDVVKSPDIAIALMSFLKARHCPDGQALMQVFALTSQDIPQLDRQLWQVLIDSVLFSDTFQHPQHLQPFVLQLQALLQDKGLLEKRVLSLESSSPATHFLSSSVAKIDACIDIHQLEYQQRGQDLRQAILTDYIRDEMLGSGQNNGEIKLGAWPVFEALASCSPVPDQLALLTERLTLLPSGLLPSLLMFIDPQQVRTELLADEQGYQGSRYVESCYVKVSAPPDQLSEAMTALFTSGKIKVLVSTSALLGQGWQVPVLNSLILASSAGSPVLTNLMRGRAMRFDPQNPHQVSAIWHLVALNTRSVSGFSDLLNLIRRFDSFTGLSEKDNSVESGFSRMDLNHLMLPSIAGQKISVSAHNRQTEARFRQLVQIESRWHHALAADSSDGRVMPAVTMVRKPEIRAHVLRHAFSWLTSQVFGPVLLALSYAYVFPPVWTYTMTFVVLIVAGVLLYKLPETVKTLRMLCRYLPADSALYQIGNALRDSLCQSGLIKTPMMQLKVRRARMPDGRFHLCLTGGTYYDASLFADCLAEIFAPVETPKFLLVCSGALSKCRDYYAVPRRFASGKETTQIFSRNWNKSVWPSELIDTESVEGRKVLLKARGQDVASVCREEV
- the atzF gene encoding allophanate hydrolase — encoded protein: MIQPSTITQLLEAYRSGELSVRQYLHEKLVQAQADTRHVWLSCISETQLDQYLEALSTHDIDDLPLYGVPFAIKDNIDLAGLPTTAGCDAYRYHPESSAFVVELLIAAGAIPIGKTSLDQFATGLVGTRSPWGATQNSFDPAYISGGSSAGSAVAVATGQVMFALGTDTAGSGRVPAAFNNLFGLKPTKGVLSCQGVVPACRTLDCVTFFTGNADDLSLLHQLAAVTDPQDSYSRPFTPEQQTVLPSTTTKPELTKPIPTKWQGLKVGVPDQSQLNFFGNHAYQAQYEQVLTQLKKMGAELVPFDLNPYLEAARLLYDGPWVAERYAAIEAFYKADPSRCLPVIQTIIGQAENLSAAQTFKAMYQLQDYKVICDQQLATVDVVITPTAGTIYTIEEVNQNPVTLNSHLGYYTNFMNLLDYSAIAIPGGFTPEGLPFGFTLFAPAFADRALISLADAWQKTAHLPVGATGLYPDPQSRLDLLVCGAHMQGLPLNHQLTELGGALKQATQTAACYQLYALAGSPPARPGLVRNKADGVSLDVEVWSLPLSAVGAFLSQIPHPLGLGSVELASGEWVKGFICEPAGLEEAENISHFGGWRGYLESLK
- a CDS encoding type II toxin-antitoxin system RelE/ParE family toxin; this translates as MIKTFKHKGLRKFFETGSSAGIQSRHQHKLRMLLAAIDTAVTIDDIDLPGFNLHSLHGNREGTWSVMVSGNWRITFEFTNGHAYILNYEDYH